The DNA window GTGGTCCGGATACAAGTGCCACAGGGCGGCCAGCAGGGCCTTGTTGGAGAGGAGCATCTTCCAGGCCGGTTCCACCCAGCGCGGATTGTGGGCGCGCTGGAGCAGGCGGTGGCCGAACGGCTCCTTCATCATCAGCTCCCACGGGTACAGCTTGAAGATGGTGCTGATCATGAAATTGTCCAGGTCCACGAAGCGGTTGAGGCTGGGGTCCCAGCCGATGTCGGACATGTTGATGCCGATGGTGGTCCAGCCGGCCTGGCTGGCCACGTCCCGCATGTAGGCCGCCGTCATCCAGTCTTCCCCGGATTCCTCGGCTTCGGAGTGCGCAATGTGCAGGGTGCTCATGCCGGTGCGGTACTGCAGCTTCTTCCACTGGCGGATCAGTGCCTCGTGGATGCCGTTCCACTGGTCCTTCTCCGGGAAGACGTCCTGCAGCCAGAACCACTGGGCCACCGCGGCCTCAATCAGCCCGGTGGGGGTGTCCGCGTTGTATTCGAGCATCTTGGCCGCGCCGCCCTGGCCGTCATAGACGAAATCGAAGCGGCCGTAGATGTCCATGTCGCCGGCCTGCAGGGATTCCGCCGCCAGCTCAAGGGCCTGCGGTCCGATGCCGACGGGCCCCATGGCGCCCGTTGCCAGGAACTTCGCCGCCTCGAGGCACATCGCGTGCATTTCCTCGGCGGTCTGTTCGAGGGCTTCCACCTCGTCCATGGTGAACTCGTAGTAGGCGGATTCGTTCCAGTACTCGATCTTCTTGCCGCCGGGCAGGGCGGTGGTGGAGAAGACCAGTCCCTGCTCCTCGATTTTCTGTTTCCAGTCCGGCCGGGGCTCCGACAGTAAGCGCTTCACCTAGCCACCCGTGCTTCCGCCCTTGGAGCTGCTGCCGAAGCCGCCCCTGCTGACCGTGCCGCCCTTGGTGCTGTAGCCCGTGGACGTCTTGGCGCCCTGCGGCACCGTTTTGGTGAAGCTCGGATAGGCCGAGCGGTTCTGCCCCACGGCCGGAACGCTGGCGCCGCGGGAATAGAAATACCACGCGTAGAGGCCGCCGCTGCGGCCAGCGGTGCTGTTGCACTGGGTGTCCTCCACCCGCTCGCCGGTTTCGTCGTTGAAGCAGACCTGCGCGTAGTCGGCTTCCTGTTCGTTGCTCGCCACGATCGCGGTGATGGTGCCGGCAAGCAGTGCTGTCACACCCAAGCCGACGACGACGGTGCGGCGCTGCGACCGCTTTTTCCTCGCCGCCGCGGAGGCCAGTTCGCGCTCGCGCTCCCGGGCGAAGGGGTCGATGATGGGACTCGGCTGGGGGAGGTCCTGGGTTTGATTGCCGTTGGCCTGCGGGCCCTTGCCTTGTTGACCCTCGTCCTGTTGGCCCTGGTTCAGCAGCTCAGGGTGAAGCTCCGGCTTGGGTACCTGCCAGGGCGGCGGCTTGGCGGGCCCGGCGCCGGACGCGTTCTCGCCGCGGCCCCCGCCGGGTTCCTGCTGCGGGTCCTTCTCCGGGTCCATGGTTCCCCCTGCTGTTCCATGCTGTTGAGCGCCTGCGCTCGCGGGCCAGTGAAATCCTGCAGCAAGCCTAGTAGCTGCATGCTCGGGCGGCGAACAAAATCGGACAGGACGGCCCATTGGCAGGACTCCTTCCCGGCAGGTCAGGGCACCGGGAACGCCGAGAACCTAGACTGTTGCCATGGACACCGCCACTCTGCTTGCCGTCTGCCGGGTACACCAGCTCCTTCCTGATGAAGGGAGCGTTGGCGTCACGGCCATTGACAAGCGCCCGGTGGACGGACCGGTGAAGGTGCACAAGCTGGGTCTGCACGGCGACATCCAGGCCAGCCGCATCCACCACGGTGGCGAAGACCAGGCGCTGTACGCCTATTCCCAGGCCGACGCCGATTACTGGATCGGCGAGCTGCAGCGCGAACTGCCGCCCGGAATCTTCGGCGAAAACCTGAGGGTGGCCGGCATCGAGACCACCGGCGCGGTGATCGGTGAGCGCTGGAAGATCGGCCTGGATGTCGAAGTCGAGGTCACCTCGCCGCGCGTGCCGTGTGCTGCATTCCAGCGGCGCATGGGGGAGGCCCAGTGGGTCAAGCGCTTCACCGAGGCGGGCCGCGTGGGCACGTACCTCCGGGTGATCCGGACCGGCTCGATCCAGGCCGGCGACCACATCCACCGGCTGTTCGTTCCCAGCCACGGGGTGACAATCGGCCGGTGGTTCAGCCAGCCGGACGTCGAAGCCATGGAGGCCCTCCGGGACGCCGACGCGGACGGCGAGATCCGCCTCCAGCCCGAGTACCACGACGAATTCGAGAAGCTGCTGCGCCGGGTGGGAAGCTAACCCCTCCCAGCTTTGGGTATTTCTGCACCGCTTTCGGCAGCCCCGGTGCCGGGGAACCCTGGGTTGGCGCGGAAGCCGGATCCAGCGGCGCCGGAAAACGGTGCAAATCTGCGGCGAATCCGCTGAAGCACGGCCGAAAACGCGGGTTGGCCGCCGCCCGTGTGTGCAAGCTCACCGCCGTCTGAGGCGCCCCGGTTACCCAGGCGCGGATCTATGCCCTACACTTGAAATATCCCCCACTCCGGAAATCCCTTATTCCTGCCCAATTTTTGAGGCAGGACTGGCAAGTGTTGGAGTCCGCAAATGTGAAGCGGGCATTTTCATAGGGAGAGCCGGCTAAAGAAAACGCTGTACAGACTGCTGGGATAGCAGCCAAGAGATGCAGCGGGAAGTCCTGCCACGGGATTGCGAAAGCGCCGGACTTCTACGTGACCGGCCGGTCAATGTATGCCCGGCAACCACGGCACAAGTACTGCGGCTCCGCTCACCTCGGGTTGTGCCGCCTGGCCCCCTATGGATGAGGAAACTTCCCTATGCCCGAAAATCACAACGACGCCATCGAGACCGAAACGGCGACTGCCGACACCGCGACCGTCGAATTCACTGAGGCCGTTGCCCCCGCAGCAGAGCCCACCCCTGCCAAGGCCGAAGAGCCCGCCGAAGCCCAGGCTGAAGAGGCGCCCGCCGCACCCGCAGCCAAGGCTGAGGAAGCCGAAGAAGAAGGCGTGAAGTTCGCCGATCTCGGCATCGACGGCCGCGTCCTCGCCGCCCTGCAGGACGTCGGCTACGAAAAGCCTTCCCCCATCCAGGCAGCAACCATCCCGCTGCTGCTTGAAGGCCGCGACGTCGTGGGCCTCGCCCAGACAGGCACCGGTAAGACTGCAGCATTCGCAGTACCGGCACTGTCCCGCCTGGCCGAGCTCCACGACCTCAACGGCCCGTCCCGCAAGACGCAGGCCCTGGTTCTCGCCCCGACCCGCGAGCTTGCGCTCCAGGTTGCCGAGGCCTTCACCTCCTACGCCAAGCACATCGACGACTTCACCGTCCTCCCGGTCTACGGCGGCTCCGCCTACGGCCCCCAGCTCTCCGGCCTCCGCCGCGGTGCCCAGGTTGTTGTCGGTACCCCCGGCCGTGTAATCGACCACATCGCCAAGGGTTCCCTGGACCTGTCCGAGCTGCAGTACCTCGTGCTGGACGAGGCTGACGAGATGCTCCGCATGGGCTTCGCCGAAGACGTGGAGCAGATCTTCCAGCAGACGCCTTCGGACCGCCAGGTTGCACTGTTCTCCGCAACTATGCCGAGCCAGATCCGCCGGATGTCCAAGCAGTACCTGAACAACCCGGCCGAGATCTCGGTGAAGTCCAAGACCACCACCGGCGCCAACACCCGCCAGCGTTACCTGCAGGTGATGGGCCCGCACAAGCTGGACGCGCTGACCCGCATCCTCGAGGTCGAAGAGTTCGACGGCGTCATCGCCTTCGTGCGCACCAAGATGGCCACCGAGGACCTGGCCGACAAGTTGAGGTCCCGCGGCTTCCAGGCTGCCGCCATCAACGGTGACATCCCGCAGCAGCAGCGCGAACGGACTGTCGAGGCGCTTAAGGAAGGCCGCATCGACATCCTGGTGGCCACCGACGTCGCGGCCCGTGGCCTTGACGTTGAGCGCATCAGCCACGTGATCAACTACGACATCCCGCACGACACCGAGTCCTACGTCCACCGCATCGGCCGCACCGGCCGTGCAGGCCGCAGCGGCGACGCCGTTCTCTTCATGACCCCGCGGGAAAAGTACCTGCTGCGTTCCATCGAGAAGGCCACCCGCCAGCCGGTGGAGCAGATGCACCTGCCCACCGCCGAGACCGTCAACACGCTGCGCCTGGGCAAGTTCGCCGAGCGCATCACGGAGACCCTCGAGTCCGAAGATGTAGCAGCGTTCCGCGACCTGATCGCGTCCTACGAGGAAGAGCACAACGTTCCGGCTGCGGAGATCGCCGCTGCACTGGCCGTCATGGCACAGGGCGGACAGCCTCTCCTGGTCAAGGAACTGCCTGCAGCTCCCGAGTTCCAGAAGCGCGAACGCTCCAAGGACGGCTTCGGCTCCCGCGGCCCGACCCGCACGCTGACCGAGGGCAACGCCACCTACCGGATCGCCGTCGGACGCCGCCAGCGCGTCATGCCGGGCTCCATCGTGGGCGCCATTGCCAACGAAGGCGGCATCTCCTCGGCCCAGATCGGCGGCATCGACATCCGCTCGGACCACTCCCTCGTGGAGCTTCCGGCGGACCTGAGCGCCGATCAGCTCAAGGCCCTGTCCCGCACCCGGATCGGCGGCGAGCTGATCCACCTCGAGCTGGACAACGGCCGCAAGCCGTCCGGTGGCGGCGGCGAGCGCGGCGGTTACCAGGGCAACCGCGGCGGCGACCGTGGCGGTTACTCCGGCGGCGGAGACCGTGGCGGCAACTTCAAGGGCAACGGCGGGTTCAAGAAGGAATTCCGCAAGAGCGACGGCGAGCGTTCCTCCGCTGACCGCGGCGGCCGTTCGTACAGCGACCGTTCGGAGCGCACCGTTGGCGCTGACAGCGGCGCCACCCGCGGCCAGGCCAGCGACTCCCGCTTCGGCGGTCACGGCGACGGCTCACGCAAGCCCCGCCACGGCAACGAAGGCGGACAGGGCGGCTTTAACCGCAAGGGCAAGTGGTAACCACCGGCCCGGGGGAGTAGCTCCCTGGCAGCAGTGTTGAATTGACAGGGATGGACCGGCTTTCGAGCCGGTCCATACCTGTTTAATCCGGTCTCGCGAAGGGCCGAAAAGGGCATTTTCGAGGCCACAAAAATCCTTCCTGTGCAACTGTTTCGGCGGCTCCGGAGGCGCCCTCCCGCCGATTTGTTGAGTGGGAACTCTTCCGGTAGAGTATTTACTCGTTGCCCCCCTAGCTCAGTGGTAGAGCGCGTTCTTGGTAAGAACGAGGTCACCGGATCGATTCCGGTGGGGGGCTCTGAATGAGGGCCTGTGTCAAGGCGGTCTTGACCGGCTTGACACAGGTTTTTCTCATTCGTGGCGGTGTAGCTCAGTTGGTTAGAGCGCACGACTCATAATCGTGAGGTCGGGAGATCGAGCCTCCCCACCGCTACAGAATAAGCCCCCGGAATCCGCAAGGTTCCGGGGGCTTTTCTGTCTTCAGTTCCGCCTGCAACACGGGACCGTGACAAGAACCACGTTTCCCCGTAGCTTGGCAGCACTGGCGAATGGGGATATCAGTGGACCTCTTCGAAACAATCATGTTTCCGTTCAAGTGGCTTGTGTCCGTCATCATGGTGGGCATCCATGAGGGCCTGAGCTTCGCGGGCATGCCGGCGGCAAGCGGCTGGACCTGGACGCTGTCCATCATCGGGCTGGTGCTGGTCATCCGGGCCGCCCTGATTCCCGTGTTCCTGAAGCAGATCAAGGCGCAGCGCCGGATGCGGCTTCTGCAGCCCGACCTGCAGAAGTTGCAGGACAAGTACAAGGGCAAAACCGATCCGCTGTCCCGGCAGGCCATGGCCCAGGAACAGATGGCGCTCTACAAGGAGCACGGCACCAACCCCTTCTCCGCCTGCCTGCCCCTGCTGATCCAGACGCCGTTCTTCTTCGCCCTCTTCCAGGTGCTCTCCGGGATCACCGCAGCCAAAGGCCAGGGCAGGGGCATCGGTGCCATGAGCCGCGACCAGGTGGCGCAGTTCGACGAGGCAAGCATTTTCGGCGCACCGTTGTCGGCCTCGCTGCTGCACGGAGGTGCCGGGGGCAGCCAGGCAGCGGTCACCATCCTGACCATCGTGATGATCCTGACCATGACGGCCGCGCAGTTCGTCACGCAGAAGCACATCATGGCCATGAGCATGCCCGATGACGCCATGGCCAGCCCCTTCATGCGGCAGCAGAAGGTGCTGCTTTACATCCTGCCGATCGTGTTCGGGGTGGGCGGCGTCGTCTTTCCCATAGGCGTCCTGATCTACTGGACCGTTTCCAACCTGTGGACCATGGTGCAGCACCGCGTTGTCACCGGCCCGCCGGCGCCAGGCCACGGTGACGTCCCGCGCCCGGGGTGACCCGCGACGGAGACCAGCCGACGCCCCTAAACCGGCAAGAAAAAGCCCCGCACCGCCGTCGGACGGTGCGGGGCCTTCCTGCAGGACCGGCGTCAGACTTTGGTGACGCTCACCATCACGTTGGGGCATGAATCGGCATACCGGATCAGGGCGGCCTTCTCCACGCTGTCCACGCGCAGGCCCCACCGGATCTTCACGGCGATCCACTGGCCGATGTAGGCGCATTTGTTGGCGGGCGGCATCCACGATTCAGGTCCCCGAGCCTGCTTCGCGGAGTTCAGGGCCGCCGTCTGGGCATTCAGGGAGCGCGCGTCGCCCAGATCGTTGTAGAACGCCACCCGCCGCGCCTGCGACCAGAAGCGCGCCCCGGAGCCCCATGCCTCGTGGACCGGGACCGTGTGGTCGATTTCCACGGCCGTGGCGGAGTAGTGCGTCCGGTTATCCCAGGTGGTCACCCAGCGTGCCGTGCGGACCGTGCACTTCCGGGTGGTGGTGTACGTCGCGGCGGCCTTCGCTTCTTGGAGGAGGACCTCGGCGCGGGTGTTCTGGCAGTCGCGGTTGGCGTCCAGCCACGTGCCGAAGTAGCGGGTCCGGTCGTAGCCTGCGTTGTTTTCGGCCGCGACCGGCAGCGACCGCGCCGCGGTGCGCAGCGTCGCCGAGTAGTAGGTGGCCGCTTCCGCCGGCACGGCGAGGCCGGCGAGGAGAAGTCCCGCGGCCAGGCCCGAGGCGGCGAGGGACCTGCCCAGGGCCGCCCGGCCGAAGAGTGAAGCTAGTGATGCCCGAATCCGGACGTGTTTGAACCGGCCTGACGGCATGATTCCCCCATGTGAGTAATGAAAATCTGATGCGCACTGATTGATGCGAAGACCAGCATGACAGCGGAAAAGCTCGGGAAGCGGGCCCTTGATCAGGTCTTGATCCAAACCTGTGCCAATGCTGCGGAGGGCCATGAGCGGGTGCGCGCCAGCGCCATCCTGTTGCCATCCGGCCATACCGAACCTAGGGTCGGATTTGCGGCTGCCCGCCCGGGAAAAGTCCGCCGCCGAACACAGGAGGGCCGCCATGGCCACGCTGATCTACTCGCTCATCATGTCGCTGGACGGCTTCGTGGCGGACCGCGACGGCGACTTCGACTGGGGCGAACCCGACGCCGAGGTGCACACGTTGGTCAACGAGCTGCTGCGCCCGGTGGGGACCCACCTCTATGGCCGCCGGCTGTACGAGGTGATGGCCGCGTGGGAGGATCCGGACGCCTTCGCCGGGGAGCCGGACTACGTCCAGGATTTCGCGCAGCTGTGGAAGGCGGCCGACAAAGTGGTCTTCTCCCGGACGCTGGCCCAGCCGTCCACCGAACGGACCAAGATTGAGCGCGAGTTCGACGCCGACGCCGTCCGGCGG is part of the Arthrobacter sp. KBS0703 genome and encodes:
- a CDS encoding DEAD/DEAH box helicase: MPENHNDAIETETATADTATVEFTEAVAPAAEPTPAKAEEPAEAQAEEAPAAPAAKAEEAEEEGVKFADLGIDGRVLAALQDVGYEKPSPIQAATIPLLLEGRDVVGLAQTGTGKTAAFAVPALSRLAELHDLNGPSRKTQALVLAPTRELALQVAEAFTSYAKHIDDFTVLPVYGGSAYGPQLSGLRRGAQVVVGTPGRVIDHIAKGSLDLSELQYLVLDEADEMLRMGFAEDVEQIFQQTPSDRQVALFSATMPSQIRRMSKQYLNNPAEISVKSKTTTGANTRQRYLQVMGPHKLDALTRILEVEEFDGVIAFVRTKMATEDLADKLRSRGFQAAAINGDIPQQQRERTVEALKEGRIDILVATDVAARGLDVERISHVINYDIPHDTESYVHRIGRTGRAGRSGDAVLFMTPREKYLLRSIEKATRQPVEQMHLPTAETVNTLRLGKFAERITETLESEDVAAFRDLIASYEEEHNVPAAEIAAALAVMAQGGQPLLVKELPAAPEFQKRERSKDGFGSRGPTRTLTEGNATYRIAVGRRQRVMPGSIVGAIANEGGISSAQIGGIDIRSDHSLVELPADLSADQLKALSRTRIGGELIHLELDNGRKPSGGGGERGGYQGNRGGDRGGYSGGGDRGGNFKGNGGFKKEFRKSDGERSSADRGGRSYSDRSERTVGADSGATRGQASDSRFGGHGDGSRKPRHGNEGGQGGFNRKGKW
- a CDS encoding Tat pathway signal protein, encoding MDPEKDPQQEPGGGRGENASGAGPAKPPPWQVPKPELHPELLNQGQQDEGQQGKGPQANGNQTQDLPQPSPIIDPFARERERELASAAARKKRSQRRTVVVGLGVTALLAGTITAIVASNEQEADYAQVCFNDETGERVEDTQCNSTAGRSGGLYAWYFYSRGASVPAVGQNRSAYPSFTKTVPQGAKTSTGYSTKGGTVSRGGFGSSSKGGSTGG
- a CDS encoding dihydrofolate reductase family protein — protein: MATLIYSLIMSLDGFVADRDGDFDWGEPDAEVHTLVNELLRPVGTHLYGRRLYEVMAAWEDPDAFAGEPDYVQDFAQLWKAADKVVFSRTLAQPSTERTKIEREFDADAVRRLKAEAGQDLIIGGPDLAASAIRAGLVDEFQMFVSPLAVGGGKKFFPDDVRLRLELLDERRFGNGVVYLRYRNRT
- a CDS encoding MOSC domain-containing protein gives rise to the protein MDTATLLAVCRVHQLLPDEGSVGVTAIDKRPVDGPVKVHKLGLHGDIQASRIHHGGEDQALYAYSQADADYWIGELQRELPPGIFGENLRVAGIETTGAVIGERWKIGLDVEVEVTSPRVPCAAFQRRMGEAQWVKRFTEAGRVGTYLRVIRTGSIQAGDHIHRLFVPSHGVTIGRWFSQPDVEAMEALRDADADGEIRLQPEYHDEFEKLLRRVGS
- a CDS encoding HNH endonuclease family protein, with amino-acid sequence MPSGRFKHVRIRASLASLFGRAALGRSLAASGLAAGLLLAGLAVPAEAATYYSATLRTAARSLPVAAENNAGYDRTRYFGTWLDANRDCQNTRAEVLLQEAKAAATYTTTRKCTVRTARWVTTWDNRTHYSATAVEIDHTVPVHEAWGSGARFWSQARRVAFYNDLGDARSLNAQTAALNSAKQARGPESWMPPANKCAYIGQWIAVKIRWGLRVDSVEKAALIRYADSCPNVMVSVTKV
- a CDS encoding glutathionylspermidine synthase family protein, with the translated sequence MKRLLSEPRPDWKQKIEEQGLVFSTTALPGGKKIEYWNESAYYEFTMDEVEALEQTAEEMHAMCLEAAKFLATGAMGPVGIGPQALELAAESLQAGDMDIYGRFDFVYDGQGGAAKMLEYNADTPTGLIEAAVAQWFWLQDVFPEKDQWNGIHEALIRQWKKLQYRTGMSTLHIAHSEAEESGEDWMTAAYMRDVASQAGWTTIGINMSDIGWDPSLNRFVDLDNFMISTIFKLYPWELMMKEPFGHRLLQRAHNPRWVEPAWKMLLSNKALLAALWHLYPDHPNLLPAYLNEPGPLKEWVAKPLHGREGDNIRIHAEGISMEQPGGYGREGWCYQQFHSLPDFDGNHPVLGLWVVDGESVGCGIRESDGPITDYFCRFVPNTIDAPAPLSVQAHSSKAGIAL
- the yidC gene encoding membrane protein insertase YidC; this translates as MDLFETIMFPFKWLVSVIMVGIHEGLSFAGMPAASGWTWTLSIIGLVLVIRAALIPVFLKQIKAQRRMRLLQPDLQKLQDKYKGKTDPLSRQAMAQEQMALYKEHGTNPFSACLPLLIQTPFFFALFQVLSGITAAKGQGRGIGAMSRDQVAQFDEASIFGAPLSASLLHGGAGGSQAAVTILTIVMILTMTAAQFVTQKHIMAMSMPDDAMASPFMRQQKVLLYILPIVFGVGGVVFPIGVLIYWTVSNLWTMVQHRVVTGPPAPGHGDVPRPG